The Mycolicibacterium doricum genome includes a region encoding these proteins:
- the ileS gene encoding isoleucine--tRNA ligase: MTAYPKPASGAPNFPELEADVLRYWDSDDTFRASIARRDEAPEYVFYDGPPFANGLPHYGHLLTGYVKDIIPRYRTMRGYKVERRFGWDTHGLPAELEVQRQLGITDKADIDAMGIEKFNDACRASVLRYTDEWRTYVTRQARWVDFDNDYKTLDLGFMESVIWAFKQLWDKGLAYQGVRVLPYCWNDETPLSSHELRMDDDVYQSRQDPAITVGFRVVDGPLAGSHLLVWTTTPWTLPSNQAVAVNPDVTYVQVCAGEGRRYVLAEARLAAYARELGEQPQVLATVTGSELLGTRYLPPFPYFTDEPEAHNAWQVLRGDFVTTEDGTGIVHMAPAYGEDDKATTDTVGITPVTPVDPKGRFDASVPDYRGQHVFDANPQIIRDLKNGTGSAGANGAVLVRHETYEHSYPHCWRCRNPLIYRAVSSWFVKVTDFRDRMVELNQEITWYPQHVKDGQFGKWLQGARDWSISRNRYWGTPIPVWTSDNPQYPRIDVYGSLDELERDFGVRPTNLHRPFIDELTRPNPDDPTGRSTMRRIEDVLDVWFDSGSMPYAQVHYPFENRDWFDGREGQDPHFPGDFIVEYIGQTRGWFYTLHVLATALFDRPAFKTCVAHGIVLGNDGQKMSKSLRNYPDVTEVFDRDGSDAMRWFLMASPILRGGNLVVTEQGIREGVRQVLLPLWNAYTFLALYAPQKGTWRTDSTHVLDRYIVAKLAHLRDDLTESLDVCDISGACEELRQFTEALTNWYVRRSRSRFWEEDADAIDTLHTVLEVTGRLAAPLLPLITEVIWRGVTGERSVHLTDWPSADELPKDAALVAAMDQVRSVCSTASSLRKAKKLRVRLPLPKLIVAVDDPSQLAPFADLIADELNVKAVELTDDIDTYGRFELTVNARVAGPRLGKDVQAAIKAVKAGEGVVNADGTLTAGPAVLQPGEYTSRLVAADADFTAALPDGAGLVVLDGTVTPELEAEGWAKDRIRELQELRKSSGLEVSDRISVVMSVPPAHEEWARTHRDLIAGEILATAFEFGEPTDGAEIGDGVRVAITKA, translated from the coding sequence GTGACCGCCTACCCCAAACCGGCCAGTGGAGCGCCGAACTTCCCCGAACTGGAAGCCGACGTCCTGCGTTACTGGGACAGCGACGACACCTTCCGTGCCAGCATCGCGCGGCGCGACGAGGCGCCCGAGTACGTTTTCTACGACGGGCCTCCGTTCGCCAACGGGCTGCCGCACTACGGACACCTGCTGACCGGGTACGTCAAGGACATCATCCCGCGCTACCGCACCATGCGCGGCTACAAGGTGGAACGCCGCTTCGGCTGGGACACCCACGGCCTGCCCGCCGAACTCGAGGTGCAGCGCCAGCTCGGCATCACCGACAAGGCCGACATCGACGCCATGGGCATCGAGAAGTTCAACGACGCCTGCCGCGCCTCGGTGCTCAGATACACCGACGAGTGGCGCACCTACGTCACCCGCCAGGCGCGCTGGGTCGACTTCGACAACGACTACAAGACGCTGGATCTCGGCTTCATGGAGTCGGTGATCTGGGCGTTCAAGCAACTGTGGGACAAGGGCCTGGCGTACCAGGGTGTGCGGGTGTTGCCGTACTGCTGGAACGACGAGACGCCGCTGTCGAGCCACGAGCTGAGGATGGACGACGACGTCTACCAGAGCAGACAGGACCCCGCGATCACCGTCGGCTTCCGGGTGGTCGACGGCCCGCTGGCCGGATCGCACTTGCTGGTGTGGACGACGACACCGTGGACGCTGCCGTCGAATCAGGCGGTCGCGGTCAACCCGGACGTGACCTACGTACAGGTCTGCGCCGGGGAGGGGCGCCGCTATGTCCTGGCTGAGGCCCGGTTGGCCGCCTACGCCCGCGAACTCGGCGAGCAACCCCAGGTGCTGGCCACCGTCACGGGCAGCGAACTGCTCGGCACCCGCTACCTGCCGCCGTTCCCGTACTTCACCGACGAGCCCGAGGCGCACAACGCCTGGCAGGTGCTGCGCGGCGACTTCGTCACCACCGAGGACGGCACCGGCATCGTCCACATGGCACCGGCGTACGGCGAGGACGACAAGGCGACCACCGACACCGTCGGCATCACCCCGGTCACCCCGGTCGATCCCAAGGGCAGGTTCGACGCAAGCGTGCCGGACTACCGGGGGCAGCACGTCTTCGACGCCAACCCACAGATCATCCGCGACCTGAAGAACGGGACCGGATCCGCCGGGGCGAACGGTGCCGTCCTGGTTCGGCACGAGACCTACGAGCACTCCTACCCGCACTGCTGGCGCTGCCGCAATCCGCTGATCTACCGGGCCGTGTCGTCGTGGTTCGTCAAGGTCACCGACTTCCGCGACCGCATGGTGGAACTCAACCAGGAGATCACCTGGTATCCCCAACACGTCAAGGACGGTCAGTTCGGCAAGTGGCTGCAGGGCGCCCGGGACTGGTCGATCTCGCGAAACAGGTACTGGGGCACGCCGATCCCGGTGTGGACGTCAGACAATCCGCAATACCCGCGGATCGACGTCTACGGCAGCCTCGACGAACTCGAACGGGATTTCGGGGTGCGGCCGACCAACCTGCACCGGCCGTTCATCGACGAGTTGACCCGGCCCAACCCCGATGACCCCACCGGGCGCTCGACGATGCGCCGCATCGAGGACGTGCTCGACGTGTGGTTCGACTCCGGGTCGATGCCCTACGCGCAGGTGCACTATCCGTTCGAAAACCGGGACTGGTTCGACGGCCGGGAGGGGCAGGACCCGCATTTCCCCGGTGACTTCATCGTCGAGTACATCGGCCAGACCCGCGGCTGGTTCTACACCCTGCACGTGCTGGCGACCGCGCTGTTCGACCGACCGGCTTTCAAAACCTGTGTGGCGCATGGCATCGTGCTCGGTAACGACGGCCAGAAGATGAGCAAGTCGCTGCGCAACTATCCCGACGTCACCGAGGTGTTCGACCGTGACGGCTCGGATGCGATGCGCTGGTTCCTGATGGCCTCGCCGATCCTGCGCGGCGGCAACCTGGTGGTCACCGAACAGGGCATCCGTGAGGGTGTGCGGCAGGTGCTGCTGCCGTTGTGGAACGCGTACACCTTCCTGGCGTTGTATGCGCCACAGAAGGGAACCTGGCGCACGGACTCCACCCATGTGCTCGACCGGTACATCGTCGCGAAGCTGGCGCACCTGCGTGACGACCTCACCGAGTCACTGGATGTCTGCGACATCTCGGGTGCATGCGAAGAACTGCGGCAGTTCACCGAGGCGCTGACCAACTGGTATGTGCGGCGCTCGCGTTCGCGGTTCTGGGAGGAGGATGCGGACGCGATCGACACGTTGCACACCGTGCTCGAGGTGACCGGACGACTGGCCGCGCCGCTGCTGCCGTTGATCACCGAGGTGATCTGGCGCGGGGTCACCGGTGAGCGTTCGGTGCACCTGACCGACTGGCCGTCGGCTGACGAACTGCCGAAGGACGCGGCGTTGGTCGCCGCGATGGACCAGGTCCGCTCGGTGTGCTCGACTGCGTCGTCGCTGCGCAAAGCCAAGAAGCTGCGGGTCCGGCTACCGCTGCCGAAACTGATTGTCGCCGTCGATGACCCATCTCAGCTGGCGCCCTTCGCCGATCTGATCGCCGACGAGTTGAACGTCAAGGCGGTCGAGCTGACCGACGACATCGACACCTACGGCCGCTTCGAGCTCACGGTGAACGCCCGCGTCGCCGGTCCACGCCTGGGTAAGGACGTGCAGGCGGCGATCAAGGCGGTCAAGGCAGGGGAGGGTGTGGTCAACGCTGACGGCACGCTGACCGCCGGCCCCGCGGTGCTCCAGCCCGGTGAGTACACCTCCCGGCTGGTGGCCGCCGACGCCGACTTCACCGCGGCGCTGCCCGACGGCGCCGGTCTGGTGGTGCTCGACGGCACCGTGACACCGGAGCTCGAAGCGGAGGGCTGGGCCAAGGACCGCATCCGCGAACTGCAGGAACTGCGCAAGTCGAGCGGTCTCGAGGTCTCGGACCGGATCAGCGTGGTGATGTCGGTGCCACCGGCGCACGAGGAGTGGGCGCGCACTCACCGTGACCTGATCGCCGGAGAAATCCTGGCGACTGCGTTCGAATTCGGCGAGCCCACCGACGGCGCGGAGATCGGCGACGGGGTGCGGGTGGCGATCACGAAGGCCTGA
- a CDS encoding AMP-binding protein — protein sequence MTASSLPTVLRERASLQPNDTAFTFIDYEKTVEGVRESLTWAQLYRRTVNLAHDLSERAQPGDRAVIVAPQGLDYLVAFLGSLQAGLIAVPLSTPMPGVHDERISAVLRDAAPTVVLTTSSIGAMVTEYVTPENGETAATLIEVDLLDLESRPKSAARPVDRPQTAYLQYTSGSTRTPAGVMVSYRNLSANFEQIMASFLAHYGGIAPPGTTAVTWLPFYHDMGLLLGVFAPILAGWPTVFTTPLSFLARPGRWMQMVASSPLAITAGPNFAFELAVGKTSDDDMAGYDLGNTCIIISGSERVHDATLKRFAQRFGKFNLPEEVLRPAYGLAEATLYVATDAPEKPPTIVHFEPEKLSAGHAKRCASATGTPLVSYGSPNSPAVRIVDPQTRNELSAGAIGEIWVRGENVCLGYWRKPEQTEDVFNAFLESPSSGTDPGPWLRTGDLGFISEGELFIMGRLKDLLIVRGRNHYPDDIEGTIQEISGGRVAAISVEQDRTEQLVAIVEVKKRGDTEEDAAANFADLKNRVTSAVSTAHGISAADLVLVPRGSIPITTSGKVRRASCAELYREGAFTRLDA from the coding sequence ATGACTGCGTCTTCACTTCCCACCGTGCTGCGGGAACGCGCAAGTCTGCAGCCCAACGACACGGCATTCACGTTTATCGATTACGAGAAGACCGTCGAAGGCGTCCGCGAGTCGCTCACGTGGGCGCAACTGTACCGCCGCACGGTGAACCTCGCGCATGACCTCAGCGAACGCGCGCAGCCCGGTGACCGGGCCGTGATCGTCGCACCGCAGGGACTCGACTACCTGGTCGCGTTCCTTGGCTCGTTGCAGGCGGGGCTTATCGCGGTGCCGCTGTCCACACCCATGCCCGGCGTGCACGACGAGCGGATCAGCGCGGTGTTGCGCGACGCCGCCCCCACCGTCGTGCTCACCACGTCCTCGATCGGCGCAATGGTCACCGAGTATGTGACGCCGGAGAACGGCGAGACCGCGGCGACGCTGATCGAGGTCGACCTGCTCGACCTCGAGAGCCGGCCGAAGTCGGCGGCGCGCCCGGTGGACCGACCGCAGACCGCCTACCTGCAGTACACCTCGGGCTCCACGCGCACCCCGGCGGGCGTGATGGTGTCCTACCGCAATCTGTCGGCCAACTTCGAGCAGATCATGGCCTCGTTCCTGGCCCACTACGGCGGGATCGCTCCGCCCGGAACCACGGCGGTGACGTGGCTGCCCTTTTATCACGACATGGGGCTGCTGCTCGGGGTATTCGCCCCTATCCTCGCCGGCTGGCCGACGGTGTTCACCACCCCGCTGTCGTTCCTGGCCCGACCGGGGCGGTGGATGCAGATGGTGGCCAGCAGCCCGCTCGCCATCACCGCGGGTCCGAACTTCGCCTTCGAACTCGCCGTGGGCAAGACCTCCGACGACGACATGGCCGGGTACGACCTCGGCAACACCTGCATCATCATCAGCGGCAGCGAGCGGGTGCACGACGCGACCCTGAAGCGTTTCGCGCAGCGTTTCGGCAAGTTCAACCTGCCCGAGGAGGTGCTGCGCCCAGCCTACGGGCTGGCCGAGGCGACGCTCTACGTGGCGACGGATGCCCCCGAAAAGCCGCCGACGATCGTGCATTTCGAACCCGAGAAGCTGTCGGCCGGGCATGCTAAGCGTTGCGCGAGCGCGACCGGCACCCCGCTGGTGAGTTACGGCAGCCCCAACTCACCCGCGGTCCGGATCGTCGACCCGCAGACCAGGAACGAGTTGTCAGCCGGCGCGATCGGCGAGATCTGGGTGCGCGGGGAGAACGTGTGCCTCGGGTACTGGCGGAAACCCGAACAGACCGAGGACGTCTTCAACGCATTCCTCGAGTCCCCGTCGTCGGGTACCGACCCGGGGCCGTGGCTGCGTACCGGTGACCTGGGCTTCATCTCCGAAGGTGAGTTGTTCATCATGGGACGGCTCAAGGACCTGCTGATCGTGCGCGGCCGCAACCACTATCCCGACGACATCGAAGGCACGATCCAGGAGATCTCCGGCGGCCGGGTCGCCGCCATCTCCGTCGAACAGGACCGGACCGAACAACTGGTCGCCATCGTGGAGGTCAAGAAGCGCGGGGACACCGAGGAGGACGCCGCCGCGAACTTCGCAGACCTAAAGAACAGGGTGACCAGCGCGGTCTCCACCGCCCACGGGATCAGCGCCGCCGACCTGGTACTCGTCCCCCGCGGCTCGATCCCGATCACCACCAGCGGCAAGGTGCGCCGCGCCTCCTGCGCCGAGCTCTACCGCGAGGGCGCCTTCACCCGCCTCGACGCATGA